A portion of the Corynebacterium rouxii genome contains these proteins:
- the mshB gene encoding N-acetyl-1-D-myo-inositol-2-amino-2-deoxy-alpha-D-glucopyranoside deacetylase, which yields MRDLIGFKAVAVHAHPDDEAIWTGGLLANLSARGADVTVVTCTLGEEGEVIGEPYQGLTNKNADQLGGFRIHELHKSLSLLGVRGEFLGGAGCWRDSGMIGDPANEHPRAFIGSGDESIEQLTEIFERLQPDLVITYGPDGGYGHPDHIRAHNITHAVAEKIDIPRILWAVTPRTELEQGMAAITTLPSGWRRALPGEVACVDHVDLTIALDDHAFAAKAAAMRAHATQLWLADATTSDVNPHAAIAGVADPKAAPLVFALSNLIAQPLLDIECYQLGGGVPLTSNDPTEGIR from the coding sequence ATGCGAGATCTCATCGGATTTAAAGCAGTAGCAGTACACGCACACCCTGACGACGAAGCCATCTGGACCGGAGGTCTCCTCGCCAACCTCTCTGCCAGAGGTGCCGACGTCACCGTAGTCACCTGCACCCTCGGCGAAGAAGGCGAAGTCATTGGTGAACCCTACCAAGGACTCACTAACAAAAATGCTGACCAACTCGGCGGATTCCGTATCCACGAGCTTCACAAGTCCCTCTCCCTCCTAGGCGTGCGCGGCGAGTTTCTAGGAGGGGCGGGATGCTGGCGCGATTCCGGAATGATCGGCGACCCCGCCAACGAACACCCCCGCGCCTTTATCGGCTCCGGCGACGAATCTATCGAGCAACTCACTGAGATCTTCGAGCGCCTCCAACCCGACCTTGTGATCACCTATGGTCCCGATGGCGGCTACGGACACCCTGACCACATTCGTGCGCACAACATCACCCACGCTGTGGCTGAAAAAATAGACATCCCACGAATCTTGTGGGCGGTTACCCCACGTACCGAACTGGAACAGGGGATGGCGGCAATCACCACCCTTCCTAGTGGCTGGCGCCGTGCACTTCCCGGCGAAGTCGCCTGCGTCGACCACGTCGATCTCACCATCGCACTCGACGACCACGCCTTTGCCGCCAAAGCCGCAGCTATGCGCGCACATGCCACCCAACTATGGCTTGCCGACGCCACCACCTCCGACGTCAACCCCCACGCCGCCATCGCAGGAGTTGCCGATCCCAAGGCTGCGCCTCTCGTCTTTGCTCTCAGCAACCTCATCGCCCAACCCCTCCTAGATATCGAATGCTATCAACTAGGAGGGGGAGTGCCCCTGACCTCTAATGACCCCACCGAGGGCATCCGCTAA
- the fdxA gene encoding ferredoxin, producing the protein MTYTIAQPCVDVMDRACVEECPVDCIYEGKRSLYIHPDECVDCGACEPACPVEAIFYEDDVPDEWIDYNDANAAFFDSLGSPGGAAKLGPQDFDAALVASLPPQV; encoded by the coding sequence ATGACGTACACAATCGCACAGCCCTGCGTTGATGTCATGGACCGAGCTTGCGTTGAAGAATGCCCCGTGGATTGCATTTACGAGGGCAAGCGCTCACTCTATATCCACCCCGATGAGTGCGTGGACTGTGGCGCCTGCGAGCCTGCATGCCCTGTCGAGGCTATCTTTTACGAAGACGATGTCCCTGATGAATGGATCGATTACAACGATGCGAACGCCGCGTTTTTCGATTCTCTTGGTTCCCCTGGTGGTGCGGCGAAGCTTGGGCCGCAGGATTTCGATGCTGCTTTGGTGGCGTCGCTTCCACCGCAGGTTTAG
- the dapC gene encoding succinyldiaminopimelate transaminase: MTRVPLGATLPDFPWDSLADAKKTASSHPDGLINLSVGSPVDEVAPGIRLALAEAAAAPGYPQTIGTPELRAAIVDSLQRRYHAPSLGGVLPVVGTKEAIALLPTLLGIRGTVVIPEVAYPTYEVGALMAGATPLRCDAPQELSNDDIDLVFINSPSNPTGRVASVEELRSIVAWAQANDVIVASDECYLGLSWDGEAVSILDPRVNDGNLSNLLAIHSLSKSSNLASYRAGFLAGDEALIAELTEIRKHSGLMVPGPIQAAMVEALRDDDQEALQKLRYARRRALLMRALIDAGLTVEHSEAGLYLWATRGENCRATVDWFASHGILVAPGDFYGPDAHNFVRVALTTTDDNAEKVAARLQEGN, encoded by the coding sequence ATGACGCGCGTACCTCTTGGTGCTACTTTGCCTGATTTCCCGTGGGATTCGCTTGCCGACGCAAAAAAGACGGCAAGTTCCCACCCCGATGGGTTGATTAACCTCTCAGTCGGCAGCCCTGTCGACGAGGTGGCTCCTGGGATTCGGCTTGCGCTGGCAGAGGCTGCGGCCGCGCCAGGTTATCCGCAGACTATTGGCACCCCTGAGCTGCGCGCTGCCATTGTTGATTCTCTCCAGCGCCGCTATCATGCTCCTTCTCTAGGAGGGGTGTTGCCGGTAGTTGGTACTAAAGAAGCGATTGCTTTGCTTCCCACCCTCCTAGGGATTCGCGGTACGGTCGTCATCCCCGAGGTGGCATACCCGACTTATGAGGTAGGTGCTTTGATGGCTGGGGCGACACCGTTGCGTTGCGACGCCCCCCAAGAGCTGTCCAATGATGATATCGATCTGGTTTTTATCAATTCCCCTTCGAATCCTACGGGCCGTGTGGCTTCTGTTGAGGAGCTACGGTCTATTGTCGCGTGGGCTCAAGCTAACGACGTGATCGTCGCCTCGGATGAGTGCTATCTCGGTCTGTCGTGGGATGGGGAAGCGGTGTCGATTTTGGATCCGCGCGTCAACGACGGCAACCTGTCCAACCTCCTAGCGATTCACTCGTTGTCTAAGTCATCAAATCTGGCGTCGTATCGCGCCGGTTTCTTGGCCGGCGATGAGGCGCTCATTGCCGAGCTCACGGAAATTCGCAAGCACTCTGGGCTCATGGTCCCGGGGCCGATTCAAGCGGCCATGGTGGAAGCCTTGCGTGACGACGACCAAGAAGCGCTCCAAAAGCTTCGCTACGCTCGTCGCCGCGCCCTCCTCATGCGCGCGCTTATCGACGCCGGCCTCACCGTCGAACACTCCGAAGCCGGTCTGTACCTGTGGGCCACCCGCGGCGAAAACTGTCGTGCCACCGTCGACTGGTTTGCCTCTCACGGCATCTTGGTCGCCCCAGGCGACTTCTACGGCCCCGACGCTCACAACTTCGTGCGCGTCGCTCTGACCACCACAGATGACAATGCCGAAAAAGTGGCGGCCCGCCTCCAAGAGGGGAATTAG
- a CDS encoding pseudouridine synthase family protein, protein MPKKWRPASKRGISYQKVVLHDVVPEDEYMAASAGDSPFSPGTLLEKPIPFDYTVIARIPDLLVVDNPCFLPATSNG, encoded by the coding sequence ATGCCGAAAAAGTGGCGGCCCGCCTCCAAGAGGGGAATTAGCTACCAAAAGGTCGTCCTCCATGATGTCGTCCCCGAAGACGAGTACATGGCGGCGTCGGCAGGCGATAGTCCCTTTAGCCCCGGCACCCTCCTAGAGAAACCTATCCCGTTCGACTACACGGTGATTGCGCGGATCCCCGACCTCCTAGTGGTGGATAACCCGTGTTTTCTGCCGGCAACGTCTAATGGGTGA
- a CDS encoding pseudouridine synthase has translation MPLPRLDHLTTGVLLCSTNSETRAIYQQLFQNRAITKRCIAHVAARFHSVHNGQGSH, from the coding sequence GTGCCGCTACCTCGTCTCGACCACCTCACCACCGGCGTTTTGTTGTGCTCTACCAACTCAGAGACACGTGCTATCTACCAGCAACTTTTCCAGAATAGGGCGATCACCAAACGCTGTATTGCTCACGTTGCGGCCCGATTCCATTCCGTCCACAATGGACAGGGATCGCACTAG
- a CDS encoding GtrA family protein — translation MTNRATDSVLGNLRQFIMFGLVGGSGTIVNLLVAVLSKKVAWWTAGISEHEPFFNLFGTAFHIRWYHVFMTIAFLVANTWNYQLNRMWTFKSATMLSWWRGFFPFLITGLGAFFVSQIVGTLLMNVESPLSLPTEIFDDSSGLRTKFYWANAFSILVAMPVNFVINKLWTFRNPKIQVVAAADPH, via the coding sequence ATGACCAACCGAGCAACTGATTCAGTGCTGGGCAATCTTCGTCAGTTCATTATGTTTGGACTCGTTGGTGGCTCGGGCACGATCGTGAACCTCCTAGTCGCGGTGTTGTCAAAGAAGGTTGCCTGGTGGACTGCTGGCATTAGCGAGCATGAGCCGTTTTTTAATCTTTTTGGCACGGCGTTTCATATCCGCTGGTATCACGTTTTTATGACGATTGCTTTTTTGGTCGCCAACACGTGGAATTATCAACTCAATCGCATGTGGACGTTTAAATCAGCGACGATGCTGTCGTGGTGGCGTGGTTTCTTCCCCTTCTTGATCACTGGCCTTGGTGCGTTCTTTGTTAGCCAGATTGTGGGCACACTGCTCATGAATGTTGAGTCGCCTCTGTCCCTTCCTACAGAAATTTTCGACGATTCTTCTGGGCTGCGCACCAAATTCTACTGGGCGAACGCGTTTTCAATTCTGGTTGCTATGCCGGTCAATTTTGTGATCAATAAGCTGTGGACTTTCCGTAATCCCAAGATCCAAGTGGTCGCTGCCGCCGACCCTCACTAG
- a CDS encoding HNH endonuclease signature motif containing protein, whose product MNTHAVLQYLSGNGIAILQFFHQLILQGKTQDDLTRDYALDRAWVGSVMKLAKELFAPRPSPSREECIAVATELGLGIEVLKAINPALGRLNKKASVTKDDLRLRLYREARGMTPAEAKAHANTRVVALNDACGATPRKPAVRISKSTDAAGQRHIHASLDDATASAVAEKLHAGARWLTKKTPSLSYSQAMAEIFAMSILDSPALGGRKRREGLILLPADGYTHRGNGMLATTDGSLIPAHKLAEHLLEEYGYAMLYALNDEGVPEPVDLYRTKRYANDKQRLMITADQLTCSHPDCHRLANNSHIHHCTAWEHGGETNVNNLVAACATHNRRNDDDPERHKNGYFRRMPHSGCAGFQPADPSLPPRRTRVPFAAYSARVWACDHFGVAV is encoded by the coding sequence ATGAACACACACGCAGTACTCCAATACCTCTCCGGCAACGGAATCGCCATCCTCCAGTTCTTTCACCAACTGATCCTTCAGGGCAAAACTCAAGACGACCTGACACGCGACTATGCGCTCGACCGAGCGTGGGTGGGCTCGGTAATGAAGCTCGCCAAGGAGCTGTTCGCTCCCCGCCCCTCTCCTAGTCGCGAGGAATGTATAGCTGTTGCTACGGAGCTAGGACTGGGGATTGAGGTTCTCAAAGCCATCAATCCTGCACTAGGAAGACTCAACAAGAAAGCCAGCGTCACCAAAGACGATCTCCGCCTCCGACTTTATCGCGAAGCCCGCGGCATGACGCCCGCCGAAGCAAAAGCACACGCCAACACCCGCGTCGTCGCACTCAACGACGCATGCGGAGCCACCCCGCGCAAACCCGCCGTCCGCATCTCAAAATCCACCGACGCAGCAGGACAACGCCACATCCATGCATCGCTTGACGACGCCACCGCCAGCGCCGTCGCCGAAAAACTCCACGCCGGCGCCCGCTGGCTCACCAAGAAAACCCCCTCCCTCTCCTACTCACAGGCCATGGCGGAAATCTTTGCCATGTCCATCCTGGACAGCCCCGCTCTAGGAGGGAGGAAACGTCGCGAAGGGCTCATCCTCCTACCCGCCGACGGCTACACCCACCGCGGTAATGGAATGCTCGCAACGACGGACGGCAGCCTGATTCCTGCGCACAAACTCGCCGAACACCTCCTAGAGGAATACGGCTATGCCATGTTGTATGCGCTTAATGATGAGGGCGTCCCTGAACCGGTCGACCTGTATCGCACAAAGCGATACGCCAACGATAAACAGCGGCTCATGATCACGGCAGACCAGCTCACCTGCAGTCATCCGGATTGTCATCGGCTAGCCAATAACAGCCACATCCATCACTGCACTGCGTGGGAGCATGGCGGCGAGACCAACGTGAACAATTTGGTTGCCGCCTGTGCTACGCACAATCGTCGCAACGATGACGACCCAGAACGGCACAAAAACGGCTACTTCCGACGCATGCCGCACAGCGGATGCGCAGGATTTCAGCCGGCAGACCCGAGCCTTCCTCCTAGACGCACCAGAGTGCCCTTCGCTGCCTATTCTGCGCGAGTGTGGGCATGCGACCACTTCGGAGTCGCCGTCTAG
- a CDS encoding amino acid permease, whose amino-acid sequence MTEHTAPTLTKGLKVRHLTMMGLGSTIGAGLFLGTGVGIKAAGPAVLIAYIIAGFIAVMIMRMLGEMGSVVPASGSFSEYADAGIGHWAGFIQGWVYWLATVAVLGAEITGASGFVASWLGVSPWVPALVFVAFFGLVNLMRVRAFGEFEFWFAFIKVAVLVIFLVVGSLLVLGLLPNHDFVGLSNVRNEGFAPTGLGGIAAALLAVAFGFGGIEVVAIASAESEDPQKSLVNAVRTTITRISIFYLGSVAIIVLLLPYSSLGKAKSAAESPFSQVLAMANIPGVVGVIEVVIVLALLSAFNAQIYASSRMMMSLAERRQAPSIFARVDNRGVPLPAIVLSVALSVIMVILNYVDTGWLLTFLLNSAGASLLTVWTFIAVSQLKLRRRLETLQGDLAVRMWAFPGLTIATLVILFGLAVLMLSDAGARIELLSAIAMVAILFAISLIALKRPFDKALLPGEASYPQNSPS is encoded by the coding sequence ATGACCGAACACACCGCCCCCACCCTCACAAAAGGGCTCAAAGTCCGCCACCTCACCATGATGGGGCTCGGCTCCACCATCGGCGCCGGCCTCTTCCTAGGCACCGGTGTAGGAATCAAAGCAGCAGGACCCGCCGTACTCATCGCCTACATCATCGCCGGATTCATCGCCGTCATGATCATGCGCATGCTCGGCGAAATGGGCTCCGTCGTCCCCGCCTCCGGCTCCTTCTCCGAATACGCCGACGCAGGTATCGGCCACTGGGCAGGATTCATCCAAGGCTGGGTCTACTGGCTCGCCACCGTAGCAGTCCTCGGCGCAGAAATCACCGGAGCCTCCGGATTCGTCGCCTCATGGCTCGGCGTCTCGCCCTGGGTACCAGCACTCGTATTCGTCGCCTTCTTCGGACTCGTCAACCTCATGCGCGTCCGAGCCTTCGGCGAATTCGAATTCTGGTTCGCCTTCATCAAAGTGGCAGTGCTCGTCATCTTCCTGGTTGTAGGCTCCCTCCTAGTGCTCGGCCTCCTACCGAATCACGACTTCGTTGGGCTCAGCAATGTTCGCAACGAAGGATTCGCGCCTACCGGACTAGGAGGGATCGCAGCCGCCCTCCTAGCCGTAGCATTCGGCTTCGGCGGCATCGAAGTCGTCGCCATCGCCTCCGCAGAATCCGAAGATCCACAAAAATCGCTCGTCAACGCCGTGCGCACCACCATCACGCGCATCAGTATCTTCTACCTAGGCTCAGTGGCCATCATCGTCTTACTCCTGCCCTACTCGTCACTAGGAAAGGCAAAAAGCGCAGCGGAAAGCCCCTTCTCGCAGGTGTTGGCCATGGCCAACATTCCAGGAGTAGTAGGTGTCATCGAAGTCGTTATCGTGCTCGCACTGCTATCGGCATTCAACGCCCAGATCTACGCTAGCTCACGCATGATGATGTCCCTCGCGGAGCGTCGACAAGCACCCAGCATTTTCGCACGCGTCGACAACCGCGGTGTACCACTGCCCGCCATCGTGCTCTCCGTCGCACTCAGCGTCATCATGGTGATCCTCAACTACGTCGACACCGGCTGGCTCCTCACCTTCCTACTCAACTCCGCCGGCGCCTCCCTCCTCACCGTCTGGACCTTCATCGCCGTCTCCCAACTCAAACTACGACGACGCCTCGAAACACTCCAAGGCGACCTAGCCGTACGCATGTGGGCCTTCCCAGGACTCACCATCGCTACCCTCGTCATCCTCTTCGGCCTCGCCGTCCTCATGCTTAGCGACGCCGGCGCACGCATCGAACTGCTCTCTGCTATCGCCATGGTCGCCATCCTCTTCGCGATCAGCCTTATAGCACTAAAACGGCCCTTTGACAAGGCCCTCCTGCCCGGCGAGGCGAGTTATCCACAGAACTCCCCCTCCTAG